The proteins below come from a single Esox lucius isolate fEsoLuc1 chromosome 7, fEsoLuc1.pri, whole genome shotgun sequence genomic window:
- the LOC117594689 gene encoding olfactory receptor 4S1-like, whose amino-acid sequence MYLFLCNLCFNGIIGSSAFYPKILFDILLDTHVITYNGCLTQIFLTVFYIYFECTNLTVMAYDRYVAICKPLHYHSIMTIRKVWTLIFLTLLLSCLECSIGLVLLARLPLCGVDIDKLYCSNWAVLKLSCVDTILNNNYSIIESDL is encoded by the coding sequence atgtatttattcctcTGTAATCTGTGTTTTAATGGGATCATTGGTTCTTCAGCTTTCTATCCAAAGATactttttgacattttattagaCACTCATGTGATAACATACAATGGGTGTCTAACCCAGATATTTCTCACTgttttctatatttattttgaatgtacTAACTTAACAGTGATGGCTTATGACAGATATGTTGCCATCTGCAAGCCTCTACACTACCACTCCATTATGACGATTAGAAAAGTGTGGACACTGATTTTTCTAACTTTGCTTTTATCATGTCTGGAATGTAGCATTGGTTTGGTACTATTAGCTAGGTTACCCCTCTGTGGTGTTGACATTGATAAACTCTACTGCTCAAACTGGGCGGTGTTGAAGCTGTCATGCGTTGACACCATTCTGAACAATAACTACAGCATCATt